The Rhodothermales bacterium DNA window AGACGCGCTCGTACAGGCCGTTCTTGGAGCGGAAGTAGTAGTGGAGGAGGGCCTTGTTGATGCCGGCCAGATCGGCGATCTCCTGCATGCGTGCGCCGTCCCGGCCCTTCCTTGAGAAGACATTCAGGGCGGCCTCAAGGATCTGCTGCTCGGTGTCGAGCGCGTCGGCCGGTGCCTTGAGATCTGTGCTGGTTGCTGCCGACAAGACTGTGAATGCAAATTAACAATTTGGTGTAACTATTAAGTTAAATGTTTTGGTTAACAAATGAAACTGCATTTCCTTCCTGTTTTTGGTGATCAGGGGCGGAAGATTACGTTCCGGTGCATATT harbors:
- a CDS encoding helix-turn-helix transcriptional regulator, producing the protein MSAATSTDLKAPADALDTEQQILEAALNVFSRKGRDGARMQEIADLAGINKALLHYYFRSKNGLYERV